The Gemmatimonadota bacterium DH-78 region GAGCACGCGCATCACCGCCGCCACCAGATCGTCGGAGGTGGCGAAGGGGCGCTCCTCGCGTCGGCGGACCACCTCGCGGGCGAGGGCCCGGGCGCGGCGCTCCTCGCCGTAGCGGCGAAAGACGTCCTGCAACTCGTCGAGGGAGCGGTCGTTCAGGAAGTCGGCGGCGGTCTCGCCCTCCGGGGTCATGCGCATGTCGAGCGGCGCCCCCTCGCGGAAGGTGAAGCCGCGGGCGTCGACGTCGATCTGATGCGAACTCACCCCGAGATCGAGCAGAGCGCCCTCGATACCCCGGTCGCGCACCTCGGGATCGTCGGTCACGCCGTCGAACCGCATCGAGAGAAAGCGCACGCGCGGTGCGAACGCCTCCAGGTTGCGGGCCGCGGCCTCCAGCGCCTCCGGATCGCGGTCGACGGCCAGTACGCGGCAGTCGTCGCATCGCTCGAGGATCAGCCGGGTGTGCCCCCCGCCCCCGACCGTGCCGTCCACGTAGAGCCCCCCGTCGCGCGGGTCGAGCAGGTCGACCGAGCGCGGCCCGAGCACCGGAAGGTGATGAAAGGCGGGAGCGGCGGTCATCCGAAGATCCGGTGGGCGACCTTCGCGAGGTCGGGTGCGGAAGTCTTGCGGACGGTGGCCTCGTAGGTGGCCGGGTCCCACAACTCGATGCGGTCGATGTTGCCGTTGACCAGCACCGTGCCCTCCAGGTTCGCAGCGTCCTTCAGCCACGACGGCACCAGGATCCGCCCCTGCTTGTCGGGGCTCGCCTCCACCGCCGTCGACACGATCTCGCGCACGT contains the following coding sequences:
- the rsmH gene encoding 16S rRNA (cytosine(1402)-N(4))-methyltransferase RsmH, with protein sequence MTAAPAFHHLPVLGPRSVDLLDPRDGGLYVDGTVGGGGHTRLILERCDDCRVLAVDRDPEALEAAARNLEAFAPRVRFLSMRFDGVTDDPEVRDRGIEGALLDLGVSSHQIDVDARGFTFREGAPLDMRMTPEGETAADFLNDRSLDELQDVFRRYGEERRARALAREVVRRREERPFATSDDLVAAVMRVLGPRTEHQDKARIFQAVRIAINGELEALEQALPALRDALTAGGVLVVIAYHSLEDRIVKHAFREWSRECICPPELPVCACRGVALGTVLTRKPERPSADEVESNPRARSALLRAWRKAA